In Nocardioides sp., the following proteins share a genomic window:
- the hisS gene encoding histidine--tRNA ligase, with protein MAQKIGPLSGFPEFLPSQRVVEREVIASLSRSFELHGFANIETRVVEPLDRLAKGGEIDKEIYVLRRLQAEDSGDDSGLGLHFDLTVPFARYTLEHAGHLEFPFRRFQIQPAWRGERPQEGRYRQFTQADVDIVGRDVLAFHHDIEVMRVMVEALDALPIPPVSFQFNNRKLIQGFYRGLGIADVTAAIRTIDKLDKLPAEEVARLLVDNAGATPEQAEKALELASIRVADTSLVERVRALGVDDELLDEGLGELAAVVEGCAAGGHTKVTVEANLRIARGLDYYTGTVVEIFMTGYERLKSVGGGGRYDALASDGRTTYPGVGVSFGVSRTLIPLIADGVLAGSRPVPSAVLVAVTDEESRAESEAVASALRKRGIATEVAAAPQKFGKQIRFAERRGIPYVWFPGSGDQAHQVKDIRSGDQADADPGEWTPPAVDLHPIVITKENS; from the coding sequence ATGGCCCAGAAGATCGGCCCGCTCAGCGGGTTCCCCGAGTTTCTCCCTTCACAACGCGTCGTGGAACGCGAGGTGATCGCGAGTCTGTCGCGCTCCTTCGAGTTGCACGGTTTCGCCAACATCGAGACCCGCGTCGTGGAGCCACTGGACCGGCTCGCCAAAGGTGGGGAGATCGACAAGGAGATCTACGTCCTGCGTCGGCTCCAGGCCGAGGACAGCGGTGACGACAGTGGGCTGGGGCTGCACTTCGACCTGACCGTGCCGTTCGCGCGCTACACCCTGGAGCACGCCGGTCACCTGGAGTTCCCGTTCCGTCGTTTCCAGATCCAGCCTGCGTGGCGCGGCGAGCGTCCGCAGGAAGGCCGCTATCGACAGTTCACCCAGGCAGACGTCGACATCGTCGGGCGCGACGTCTTGGCGTTCCACCACGACATCGAGGTCATGCGGGTCATGGTGGAGGCACTCGACGCGCTCCCGATCCCGCCGGTCTCCTTCCAGTTCAACAACCGCAAGCTGATCCAGGGCTTCTACCGGGGCCTTGGCATCGCCGACGTCACGGCCGCCATCCGCACCATCGACAAACTCGACAAGCTGCCTGCCGAGGAGGTCGCCAGGCTCCTGGTTGACAACGCGGGGGCCACGCCCGAGCAGGCCGAGAAGGCACTCGAGCTCGCGAGCATCAGGGTCGCGGACACCAGCCTCGTTGAGCGGGTGCGCGCTCTCGGCGTCGACGACGAGTTGCTCGACGAAGGCCTGGGCGAACTTGCCGCGGTCGTCGAGGGGTGTGCCGCAGGTGGTCACACCAAGGTGACAGTGGAAGCCAATCTGCGCATCGCCCGCGGGTTGGACTACTACACCGGCACCGTCGTGGAGATCTTCATGACCGGGTACGAGCGCCTGAAGTCGGTCGGGGGTGGTGGTCGTTACGACGCTCTGGCCAGTGACGGGCGTACGACTTATCCGGGCGTGGGCGTCTCCTTCGGCGTGTCGCGCACGCTGATCCCGCTGATCGCCGACGGCGTCCTCGCCGGGAGCCGCCCGGTGCCCAGCGCGGTCCTTGTCGCGGTCACCGATGAGGAGAGCCGTGCCGAGTCGGAGGCGGTCGCGTCGGCGCTTCGCAAGCGTGGCATCGCGACCGAGGTCGCGGCCGCACCGCAGAAGTTCGGCAAGCAAATTCGTTTCGCGGAGCGTCGCGGCATTCCGTACGTTTGGTTCCCCGGCTCGGGGGACCAGGCCCATCAGGTCAAGGACATCCGCTCCGGGGATCAGGCCGACGCCGACCCGGGGGAGTGGACCCCGCCCGCCGTCGACCTGCATCCGATCGTCATTACCAAGGAGAACTCATGA
- the aspS gene encoding aspartate--tRNA ligase — protein sequence MIRTHDAGTLSAANIGETVVLAGWVARRRDHGGVAFLDLREASGVVQVVVRDEQVASSLRNEFCLKITGEVVRRKDGNENANLATGEIEVVAADVEVLSASAPLPFPIDEHVEVGEEARLRHRYLDLRRPAPNTALRLRSKVNKAARDVLDAQGFVEIETPTLTRSTPEGARDFLVPARLQPGSWYALPQSPQLFKQLLMVAGMERYFQIARCYRDEDFRADRQPEFTQLDLEMSFVEQDDVIAVAEDVLVALWRLIGHEITTPIPRMTYADAMARFGSDKPDLRMGQELVDCTDYFQDTTFRVFQADYVGAVVMPGGGSQPRRQFDAWQEWAKQRGAKGLAYVTLAEDGTLAGPVAKNLSEAEIAGLAEHTGAQAGDCIFFAAGPAKSSRALLGAARLEIGRRTGLIDDDAWSFVWIVDAPLFEPASDAVASGDVAVGAGAWTAVHHAFTSPQDLATFDADPGHALAYAYDIVCNGNEIGGGSIRIHRDDVQKRVFAVMGLTEEEAQEKFGFLLEAFKFGAPPHGGLAFGWDRIVALLSRSESIRDVIAFPKSGGGFDPLTAAPAPITAEQRKEAGVDAPRTPEPARTD from the coding sequence ATGATCCGCACCCACGACGCCGGCACGCTGAGTGCCGCCAACATCGGCGAGACGGTCGTCCTCGCCGGGTGGGTTGCCCGCCGCCGCGACCACGGTGGTGTCGCCTTCCTCGACCTGCGCGAGGCCAGTGGCGTCGTCCAGGTCGTCGTACGCGACGAGCAGGTCGCCAGCAGCCTGCGCAACGAATTCTGCTTGAAGATCACCGGTGAGGTCGTCCGCCGCAAGGACGGCAACGAGAACGCCAACCTCGCGACCGGGGAGATCGAGGTCGTCGCCGCAGACGTCGAGGTGCTCTCGGCGAGCGCTCCGCTGCCGTTCCCCATCGACGAGCATGTCGAGGTCGGCGAGGAGGCGCGGCTGCGCCACCGTTATCTCGACCTACGGCGCCCCGCCCCGAACACCGCGTTGCGGCTGCGCAGCAAGGTCAACAAGGCCGCCCGCGACGTGCTCGACGCCCAAGGCTTCGTCGAGATCGAGACCCCGACGCTGACTCGCAGCACTCCCGAAGGCGCGCGCGACTTCCTGGTCCCGGCCCGGCTGCAGCCTGGCAGTTGGTACGCCCTGCCGCAGAGCCCGCAGTTGTTCAAGCAGTTGCTGATGGTCGCCGGGATGGAGCGCTACTTCCAGATCGCACGCTGCTATCGCGACGAGGACTTCCGCGCCGATCGGCAGCCGGAGTTCACCCAACTCGACCTGGAGATGAGCTTCGTCGAGCAGGACGATGTCATCGCCGTCGCCGAGGATGTCCTGGTCGCGCTCTGGCGCCTGATCGGCCATGAGATCACCACGCCGATCCCGCGGATGACCTATGCCGATGCGATGGCCCGCTTCGGCTCCGACAAGCCCGACCTGCGGATGGGCCAGGAGTTGGTCGACTGCACCGACTACTTCCAGGACACCACGTTCCGGGTCTTCCAGGCCGACTACGTGGGCGCGGTCGTGATGCCCGGTGGTGGCAGTCAGCCTCGGCGGCAGTTCGACGCCTGGCAGGAGTGGGCCAAGCAGCGTGGTGCGAAGGGCCTGGCGTACGTCACCCTCGCCGAGGACGGCACTCTCGCAGGGCCGGTCGCCAAGAACCTCAGCGAGGCCGAGATCGCCGGTCTGGCCGAGCACACCGGCGCCCAGGCCGGTGACTGCATCTTCTTCGCCGCGGGTCCCGCCAAGTCCAGTCGGGCACTGCTCGGTGCGGCGCGGCTGGAGATCGGTCGGCGCACCGGCCTGATCGACGACGACGCGTGGAGTTTCGTGTGGATCGTGGACGCGCCGCTGTTCGAGCCAGCATCCGACGCGGTGGCGAGCGGCGACGTGGCCGTGGGTGCCGGCGCGTGGACGGCCGTACACCACGCGTTCACGAGCCCCCAGGATCTGGCGACCTTCGACGCCGACCCAGGCCACGCACTGGCGTACGCGTACGACATCGTCTGCAACGGCAACGAGATCGGTGGTGGCTCCATCCGTATCCACCGAGACGACGTGCAGAAGCGGGTCTTCGCGGTGATGGGACTGACCGAGGAGGAAGCGCAGGAGAAGTTCGGCTTTCTGCTCGAAGCCTTCAAGTTCGGCGCGCCGCCCCACGGTGGCCTGGCCTTCGGGTGGGACCGCATCGTGGCCCTGCTGTCGCGGTCCGAATCGATCCGTGACGTCATCGCGTTCCCGAAGTCGGGGGGCGGTTTCGACCCGCTCACCGCGGCGCCCGCGCCGATCACCGCGGAGCAGCGCAAGGAGGCCGGTGTGGACGCGCCGCGCACGCCGGAGCCCGCCCGAACCGACTGA
- a CDS encoding ABC transporter permease yields the protein MATPTAGPETLGALSDEAKLDDPNSTKAKEISGKSPMQIALGRLRKDKIAVVCACIALFFILVAIFAGVIAKVFGVSLETQFAIDVLDPLSQLPKKGPPNHGFDPEHPFGVAPKTGDDNLAHWVYGCRTSLVIAGSATLFAVLFGLFMGLTAGFLGGKVDKVISFITDFFLTVPFLLAALTLAPIINQRFSTSEHYFTIQRFVLIGVLAIFGWMGIARIIRGEVLSLREREFVQAARVLGMPTSRIMIKELLPNLAAPLIIASSLLLPGFVAAEAGLAYLGIGVTSGASWGQTIDKATRYFDNYPLYLYEPMIGIVLLVLSLNLLGDAIRDALDPKTRR from the coding sequence ATGGCGACACCCACGGCAGGGCCCGAGACACTCGGTGCCTTGAGCGACGAGGCGAAGCTCGACGATCCCAACAGCACCAAAGCCAAGGAGATCAGCGGCAAGTCGCCGATGCAGATCGCCCTTGGCCGGTTGCGCAAGGACAAGATCGCCGTCGTGTGTGCATGCATCGCACTGTTCTTCATCCTGGTCGCGATCTTCGCCGGTGTGATCGCCAAGGTCTTCGGGGTGTCCCTGGAGACGCAGTTCGCGATCGACGTGCTGGACCCGTTGAGCCAGCTGCCCAAGAAGGGCCCGCCCAACCATGGTTTCGATCCTGAGCACCCGTTCGGTGTCGCGCCGAAGACCGGTGACGACAACCTGGCCCACTGGGTCTACGGCTGCCGTACGTCCTTGGTGATCGCCGGCAGCGCGACGCTCTTCGCGGTGCTCTTCGGCCTGTTCATGGGCCTGACGGCCGGCTTCTTGGGCGGCAAGGTCGACAAGGTGATCTCGTTCATCACCGACTTCTTCTTGACGGTGCCGTTCCTCTTGGCCGCGCTCACCTTGGCGCCGATCATCAACCAGCGGTTCTCCACCAGTGAGCACTACTTCACGATCCAGCGGTTCGTGCTGATCGGGGTGTTGGCGATCTTCGGCTGGATGGGCATCGCGCGCATCATCCGCGGTGAGGTGCTTTCCTTGCGCGAACGCGAGTTCGTCCAGGCCGCCCGGGTGCTGGGCATGCCGACCAGCCGCATCATGATCAAGGAATTGCTGCCTAATCTGGCCGCGCCGCTGATCATCGCGTCGTCACTGTTGCTGCCTGGCTTCGTGGCGGCTGAGGCCGGACTGGCTTACCTGGGCATCGGTGTCACCTCGGGGGCGTCCTGGGGCCAGACGATCGACAAGGCGACGCGCTACTTCGACAATTATCCGCTGTATCTGTACGAACCGATGATCGGCATCGTGCTGCTGGTCCTCTCCCTCAACCTGCTGGGTGACGCGATCCGCGACGCCCTCGACCCCAAGACCCGGCGCTGA